In the genome of Deltaproteobacteria bacterium, one region contains:
- a CDS encoding beta-glucosidase: MRQSLKANWGHLIHAVNLVGALSLATVAQGQPSYPRTADEVHVDRIINRLSLSEKIGQMIQAQIINLQDEMAHGRRPIKELNLGSILAGGDSIIADNTPAGWRTFFATMQAEAKASSSGLPMLIGVDAVHGHGIVRGATLFPHNIGLGAARSPELIQGVGAAVAREVLATGFNWNFAPGVIVARDIRWGRTYESFGQNPELQELLAGPFTRGLQETPLGGLYMVGSAKHFLGDGGATWGTGMPSVINGKPQIDRGDTSGDLAAIKALHVKGYEQAIDAGVDTVMASYSSVNGVRMHANKALLTDYLKADKAADGLGFTGFVISDWNAVDELDVGTPDNPIDNPIARYKAQLVTSVNAGVDMIMVFGKLDFGAGREDREYRYRRVHQLLTEAVEQGLITEQRINDAVSRILRIKSRIGLLDGERASANLTVNDTSLDQLFGAKEHRQLARTAVRASMVLLKNDAATLPIDTSKYKRICVAGSKANDFGTQAGAWTVGWQGQVGNANKTAGASTILDGIKSLAAARGLEVIYAEDGKFSREVCKNDALVIAVIGEKPYAEYYGDAPNLSLSNEDQQLLENAKSNQAPLAVVLLSGRPLIITNELPSWQAFVAAWLPGSQGEGVADVLFGDFNFSGKLPLPWPRDMSQIPMKEGMVPLFPYGTGLSYGNGSDPVPTGAS, encoded by the coding sequence ATGCGTCAATCACTTAAGGCCAACTGGGGCCACTTGATCCATGCCGTGAATCTAGTCGGTGCTCTAAGCTTAGCCACAGTGGCGCAGGGGCAGCCCTCTTATCCACGAACCGCTGACGAGGTGCATGTGGACCGTATTATCAATCGGCTCAGTCTTAGTGAAAAAATTGGGCAGATGATTCAGGCTCAGATCATCAACCTCCAAGATGAGATGGCACATGGACGCCGACCTATCAAGGAGCTTAATCTCGGCTCCATCCTCGCAGGTGGTGATTCCATAATTGCTGATAACACGCCGGCTGGATGGCGCACGTTCTTTGCCACGATGCAGGCCGAGGCTAAGGCAAGCTCGTCGGGTCTGCCCATGCTCATCGGCGTAGACGCTGTCCATGGTCACGGGATCGTGCGCGGAGCCACGCTCTTTCCTCATAACATCGGCCTTGGTGCAGCGCGCAGTCCGGAGCTTATTCAGGGCGTGGGAGCGGCGGTAGCACGGGAAGTTTTAGCAACAGGATTTAATTGGAACTTTGCTCCCGGCGTGATCGTAGCTCGCGATATCCGGTGGGGACGCACTTATGAGAGTTTTGGTCAGAATCCAGAGCTTCAGGAGCTCCTAGCTGGCCCGTTCACACGCGGCCTTCAGGAGACACCTCTGGGCGGGCTTTACATGGTTGGTAGTGCCAAACACTTTCTCGGTGACGGCGGTGCCACCTGGGGCACCGGAATGCCCTCAGTCATCAACGGTAAACCACAGATTGATCGGGGTGATACCAGCGGTGATTTAGCAGCTATCAAGGCACTCCATGTCAAGGGATACGAGCAAGCCATCGATGCCGGTGTCGATACGGTGATGGCGTCTTACAGTAGTGTTAACGGCGTGCGCATGCATGCCAACAAGGCATTGCTTACCGATTACTTAAAGGCCGACAAAGCTGCAGATGGTCTTGGCTTTACTGGTTTCGTGATTTCCGATTGGAATGCTGTCGACGAGTTAGATGTCGGTACCCCTGATAATCCAATAGACAATCCGATTGCCCGGTACAAGGCGCAGCTGGTGACTTCGGTCAACGCTGGTGTCGATATGATCATGGTGTTTGGCAAGCTAGATTTCGGAGCTGGTCGTGAGGACCGTGAGTATCGCTATCGCCGCGTCCATCAGCTCCTGACCGAAGCAGTAGAACAAGGTCTCATCACTGAGCAGCGTATTAATGATGCTGTCTCACGCATTCTGCGTATCAAGTCACGTATAGGTCTCTTGGACGGTGAGCGCGCCTCCGCGAACCTGACGGTGAATGATACATCACTAGACCAACTCTTCGGCGCCAAAGAACATCGTCAACTCGCACGGACGGCGGTGCGTGCCTCGATGGTGTTGCTCAAAAACGATGCCGCTACATTACCGATCGATACATCCAAATATAAACGGATATGTGTCGCTGGTAGCAAAGCCAACGACTTCGGTACGCAAGCTGGAGCATGGACGGTGGGGTGGCAAGGCCAAGTGGGCAATGCCAATAAAACTGCGGGAGCATCGACCATACTGGACGGCATAAAGTCACTAGCTGCGGCGCGTGGTCTCGAGGTGATCTATGCTGAGGACGGCAAATTTAGCCGTGAAGTGTGTAAAAACGATGCGTTGGTCATTGCGGTGATCGGCGAAAAACCCTACGCCGAATACTACGGTGATGCGCCTAATCTTAGCCTCAGCAACGAAGATCAACAGCTCCTCGAAAACGCTAAGAGCAATCAGGCGCCGCTCGCCGTCGTACTGCTATCCGGGCGTCCACTCATCATCACTAACGAGCTACCGAGTTGGCAGGCCTTCGTCGCGGCGTGGTTGCCAGGTAGTCAGGGCGAAGGGGTCGCCGACGTCCTTTTTGGTGACTTCAACTTCTCGGGCAAACTGCCCCTGCCATGGCCACGCGATATGAGCCAGATCCCGATGAAAGAAGGCATGGTGCCACTCTTTCCCTACGGGACTGGGCTCAGCTACGGAAATGGCTCTGATCCAGTGCCAACAGGAGCTAGTTAG
- a CDS encoding trypsin-like serine protease codes for MKKNGDKACIEMTRRSAPLMMSIALLFTLISTLPACHAPGTDPSFARIYGGMPVPDGGFAAVVAVAIGDEPYPFCTGVLVSPTAVLTAGHCVTVQSQVDDYDANARRHRPSDLRVYVGNALRESGEHQRFSVRQVHLHPMLRASPIGYADYAILELSEPVAGVAPVRMVLDNAARIQALRRGQATLIGFGYRESSLSGEKYAVTTKLRSLNTAEVLVGGNGQDTCTGDSGGPALVPQEPGKLALLGIASRGLNLACGDGTVVELTSAAACWLSGLRALEDGPTSIAELAGFCPREGKRYADEELAATSFERLCHAPAAHPDQRASIAAIMQAMDTAHCETAAVRLQASNHLNLDGLNLRDLSPLAGLTHLRYLSLKGNAIRDLSSLRTLTNLVSLEVEGNDIRDVFPLPELVAKGLKIRGLKRQNWNHLDTMFRRHCRAMKAGMIDSETEHTVRALLWHASSDDCDSANARLLMRTRLNLAGRGLSRVGSLTDFTNLEHLDLQDNPLVDITPLSSLENLESLDLRDTKVVDTAPLDALVASGLHIWR; via the coding sequence ATGAAAAAGAACGGTGACAAGGCGTGTATAGAAATGACGAGGCGATCGGCACCACTGATGATGTCGATAGCTCTCCTGTTCACGTTGATTAGCACGCTGCCGGCCTGCCATGCTCCTGGGACAGATCCCAGTTTCGCTCGTATCTACGGAGGTATGCCGGTTCCGGACGGGGGATTTGCTGCCGTCGTCGCCGTTGCGATCGGTGACGAGCCGTATCCCTTTTGCACCGGGGTGCTCGTCTCTCCGACTGCCGTGCTGACTGCGGGACACTGCGTCACTGTCCAGTCGCAGGTGGACGACTACGATGCCAACGCTAGGCGTCATCGGCCGTCGGATCTCCGGGTATACGTCGGCAATGCGCTACGAGAGTCTGGTGAGCATCAACGGTTTAGCGTGCGCCAGGTCCATTTACATCCGATGTTACGTGCTAGTCCCATTGGGTATGCTGACTACGCCATCCTGGAGTTAAGTGAGCCAGTGGCTGGAGTCGCCCCCGTGCGCATGGTCCTTGATAACGCCGCTCGTATCCAGGCGCTTAGGCGTGGTCAAGCCACTTTGATTGGGTTTGGCTACCGGGAGTCGTCTCTGTCGGGCGAAAAATATGCTGTCACCACTAAACTACGTTCGCTAAATACTGCCGAAGTCTTGGTTGGCGGTAACGGTCAAGACACTTGCACGGGTGATAGTGGCGGACCCGCTTTGGTTCCGCAAGAGCCAGGCAAGTTGGCGCTTCTAGGTATCGCCTCGCGTGGCCTCAACCTTGCCTGTGGTGATGGTACAGTGGTCGAGTTAACTAGCGCGGCCGCGTGTTGGCTATCGGGGCTAAGAGCATTAGAAGATGGGCCCACGAGCATCGCTGAGTTGGCTGGCTTCTGCCCTAGGGAAGGCAAGCGTTACGCGGATGAGGAACTTGCTGCTACGAGCTTCGAGCGCCTTTGCCATGCGCCTGCCGCGCATCCTGATCAGCGCGCTTCTATTGCAGCGATCATGCAGGCAATGGACACAGCGCATTGTGAGACTGCTGCCGTGCGCCTACAGGCGTCGAACCATTTAAATCTGGACGGCCTAAATCTCAGAGACTTGAGTCCCTTGGCCGGACTGACGCATCTGCGCTACTTGTCGCTCAAGGGCAATGCCATTAGAGATCTAAGTTCACTGCGAACACTCACTAATTTGGTGAGCCTGGAGGTCGAGGGTAACGACATCCGCGATGTTTTTCCCTTACCTGAACTAGTAGCTAAAGGACTCAAGATTAGAGGACTGAAACGGCAAAATTGGAACCACCTGGATACGATGTTTAGACGGCATTGCCGCGCCATGAAAGCTGGCATGATCGACAGTGAGACTGAGCACACGGTGCGCGCGCTTCTTTGGCATGCAAGCAGTGATGACTGTGACAGCGCCAATGCCAGGCTGCTCATGCGGACTAGGCTCAATCTGGCTGGTCGTGGTTTGAGTCGTGTCGGTTCGCTGACGGATTTCACGAACCTGGAACACCTGGATCTTCAAGACAATCCGCTCGTGGACATTACACCTTTGAGCTCACTTGAGAACCTCGAATCCCTCGATCTTCGCGATACTAAGGTCGTTGATACGGCCCCACTCGATGCATTGGTCGCCTCCGGTTTGCACATTTGGCGCTAA